CATGCCCGGTCAGGGGCAGGACGAGCGCGGACCGCGGCCGGAACAGCCGGCGGCACGGGACCGGCAGCAACCGCAGAACGGGCCGGACACGCGCCCGGTCAGCGCCGCGCCCTACACCCGGGACCAGCCGGTCAGCGCGGCGCCGTACACGCAGGACCAGCCGGTCAGCGCCGCGCCTGACACGCAGGACCAGCCGGTCAGCGCCGCGACCAACGTGCCGGACCGGCCGGTCAGCGCGGCGCCCTATCAGGGCGACCGGACCTTCCAGGACACCCGTGGTGGGCCGGCCGGTGCCGTGTCCGGGCAGGGTGGACCGCAGGAGGCGGGTTCCGCGGACGCCGGTTACCGGCGGCCGGGTGGGTCTGTGCAGCCGCCGCCGGTCGACCCGTCGCCCTACGACCTCCGCCCGCAGCAGCCGACGCAACGGGAGCGGCCGCGAGACGCGCAGCTACCGGCAACGCAGACGCCGGCCGCGCAGACGTCCGCAGCACAGCCACCAGCAGCGCAGACGTCGGCGGCGCAACCGGTAGGCGAGCAGTCGCGGCCGGGTGAGGTGCGCGAGGGGGTCGAGGCGCCCGCCGTACCGGCTGATGCGCGTCCTTCGCTCGGTGAGCTGCTCAAGGCGAGCGGTGTCGAGACACGATCGGTGCCGGCGGCGGCCGAGGAGCCGGCGGGGAAGCCGGACGCGCCGGCGCGCCCGGATTCCGGCTGGTTCGGTTCGTCCGCCAAGCCGGCCGAGCCGAAGGCCGCGGACCCGCGGCCGGACGAGAAGACGGCGGACGAGGCGCGGACGTCCGCGCCGGAGCCCACTCCGCCGGCAACCGCGCCGCCGGAGGCCACAACGCCGCCGGAAGCCACCCCGGCGGAAGCCACCCCGACCGCGACCACACCGACCGCGGCCCCGACGGAGGCGGCCACGACGACGGAAGACGCCGCACCGGCGGTGGACGCGGTGCAGCCGGACGGCGACGACATGCCCGCCGAGGGTGTGGAGCCGACCGTCACGGCCAGTCCGGACACGGTGCTGCCGGCACCGGCCGGGCCGGCCGCCGGCGCGGCCACCGCGCTGCGCGCGCCCACGATGATCACGCCGATCGTCAGCCCGGACGAGACCACCGGCCCGGACGACGTGCCACCGGACGGCGAGCCGGAGGCGGCCGCGCCGGTCGAGGAGGAGCCGCAGCGGCCGGCCGATCCGGAGCAGGTGCTGGCGACCTACCACTGGCGGTTCCACCACGAGACGCTGCGCGAGCTGGTCGACGACCCGGACGAGCTGCGGCAGGTACGCGAGCGGCTGACCGAGAAGCTGGCCGGCGCCACCGACAACGCCACCCGGGCCCGGCTGCTGAGCCTGCGCGCGGTCGTGTCCCGGATCCTCGGTGATCTCGGCCCGGCGCTGCACGACGGCCGGATGGGCCTGGAGCACGCGGAGCTGACCGGTCACTTCCGGCGGATCGCGATCGCGCAGGCGCGGCTGGCGCACGTGCTGCAGTGGCGCGGCGACTTCATCGAGGCGGACCGGTTGTTCGCGGAGGCGAACTCGTCGGAGCTGCCGGACCGGCTGCGCGCCACGATGCACGAGCACGCCGGGCGGTCCGCGTACGACCAGGGCCGGTTCATGGAGGCGCTGCACCACTTCGAGCGCGCGCTGGAGCTGCGCAAGGTCGAGGACCCGGAGCTGATCTCGCGTACCGAGCTGGCGCTGGACGCCGTGTTCGCGAAGGTGGCGGCGAACGGCTGGGGTCCGTACCCGCGGAGTGAGGACGAGATCCGGCAGGTGCACCGGTCGCCGCAGCCGATGTTCTCCGAGCGGGTGCAGCGCTGGGGTTTCGCGGACTCCGACGACGAGCCGGTGATCGCGGCGTCCTACGCGGACGTGCAGCCGTTCCGGGACGGCGTCGCGTGGGTGCGGCGGCCGGAGGCGCAGCACTGGGAGCTGATCGACGAGTCGGGTGAGCTGCTGATCCCGGCGGACGCGGGTTACTACGGCGTGGGCTCGTTCTCGGACGGGCTGGCCTGGGTGTCCCGGGACGGCAACGGTGGCTGGGTCGCGATCGACAAGACCAACAAGGTCGTGATCGGCCAGCCGTACGAGGACGTGCGCCCGTTCCGGCGGGGCATCGCGGCGGTCCGGCGGAAGAGCGGCTGGGGCGCGGTGGACACGTCCGGGACCGTGGTGGTGCCGACGCAGTACAGCGGGTTCGCGACCGCGCTGACGGACGGCCGGTACGTGGACGGCTTCACCGACGAGGGCCTGGCGATCGTGGACCTGAACGGCCGCAAGGGCGTGGTGGACCGGTCCGGCACCGTGGTGGTGGCGCCCACCTACCCGGCGATGGTGATCCACCCGGTGGCGTTCCTGATCGGCGCCGGTGCGGGCACCGGCCGGTGGGGTGCGGTGGACCGCCGCGGCGAGCCGCTGATCGACCCGGTGCACGCGTCCCGGGCGGACGTGATGGACGAGATCGATCGCCTGCTCGCGGACACGAAACCGGTTCTGTAGACGAAGGACCGGCCCGGAGAAGCGGACGGCAAACCGGGCCGGCTCCCCTCACCATAGGCCCCGAAGCACAAGGGAAGCTCGGGAAACTGGATAGGGTCGGCCCATGGAATATCGTCACCTCGGCCGTTCCGGCCTGCTGGTCAGTGAGATCTCCTACGGCAACTGGATCACCCACGGCTCCCAGGTGGAGGAGGACGCGGCGGTCGCCTGTGTGCGCGCCGCGCTGGAGGTGGGGATCAGCACGTTCGACACCGCGGACGCCTACGCGGGCGGCCGTGCCGAGGAGGTGCTCGGCCGCGCGCTGAGGGGTGAGCGCCGGGAGAGCGTGGAGATCCTCACCAAGGTCTTCTGGCGCACCGGTCCGGGCCCGAACGAGAGCGGTCTCTCCCGCAAGCACATCCGTGAGTCGATCGACGCCTCGCTGCGCCGGTTGCAGACCGACCACGTGGACGTCCTGCAGGCCCACCGGTACGACTTCCACACGCCGCTGGAGGAGACGATGTCCGCGTTCGCGGACGTGGTGCACTCCGGCAAGGCGCACTACATCGGCGTCTCCGAGTGGACTGCGGACCAGCTGCGCGCCGGGCACTCGCTCGCCAAGGAGCTGCGCGTCGGCCTGGTCTCGAACCAGCCGCAGTACTCGGCGCTGCACCGGGTCATCGAGGCGCAGGTGGTGCCGGCGTCGCAGGAGCTGGGGATCAGTCAGATCGTCTTCTCACCGATCGCGCAGGGTGCGCTGACCGGCAAGTACCTGCCGGGTCAGGCGCCGCCGGCCGGTTCCCGGGCCACGGACGAGTCCGGCGCGAAGACGATCGCCCGGTTCATGAACGACGAGACGCTCACCGCCGTGCAGCGCCTGAAGCCGCTGGCCGAGTCGGCCGGGCTGAGCATGGCGCAGCTCGCGCTGGCGTGGGTGCTGCAGAACCGGAACGTGGCGAGCGCGATCATCGGCGCGACCCGGCCGGAGCAGGTGCACGACAACGCGAGGGCGGCCGGGGTGCGGCTGGAGGACGACCTGCTCAAGCAGATCGACGAGGCGCTCGGCGACCTGCCGGAGCGCGACCCGGCGAAGACGCAGTCGCCGGCGAACCGGCCCTAGCGAGCCGACCCAGAAGCCGCGCGGGTACGGCGTACCCGCGCGGCTTCTCGGTGGTTCTGGATCAGTTCGCCGGGTAGTTCCAGAAGCGCAGCAGCGCGAAGCCGTCACCGTAGAGGTAGGACGGCATGCCGATCAGGTCGCCGAGCGTGAAGACGACGTCGAAGAACGCGCCGCCGATCGTCGGGTTCCACAGCAGCGCGAACAGCATGATGAAGCCGAACGGGGCGATCACGTCCCAGGTGCGCTTCCACGAGAACGGCAGCCAGGGCCGGGCGATGTTGCCGCCGTCCAGGCCCGGCACCGGGATCAGGTTCAGCACGGCCGCGGTGAGCTGCAGGAACCCGAGCAGCGCGAGGCCCGCCCAGAACTCGGTGTGCGTCTCGCCGGTCACGCCGAACACGAACGGCAGCGCCAGCACGATCGCGAGGACCAGGTTCGTCGCCGGGCCGGCCAGGCTGACCAGCGACGACCGGAGCCGGCTGCGCAGCGCGCCGTGGTTGACCCAGACCGCGCCGCCGGGCAGGCCGATGCCGCCGAGCACCACCACGATCACCGGCAGCACGATCGACAGCAGCGGGTGGCTGTACTTCAACGGGTTCAGCGTCAGGTAGCCGCGGTGTGCCGCGTCGACGTCGCCGGACCGGAACGCGACCAGCGCGTGCGCGTACTCGTGCAGGCACAGCGAGATCAGCCAGCCGGTGACCACCAGCAGGAACACGTCGAACGCGACGTTGCCGAAGCCGGTCCACGCCATCGCGCCGGCCGTCACGAACAGCGCGACCAGCCCGAGGAAGATCGGGCTGGGCCGGAACGCCTCCTTCGGCACCCCCATGACGAGGTTGCCGCCACCGATCCGGTCGCTCACTCCCGCGGCGCCAGACTCATCGTGTATTCCACCCGGTCGTCCTCGACCAGCACGACCGAAGCGACGCCGGTGCCCTGCAGCTCACGCCAGGTCTGCCCGATCCACGACTCCGCGTCGGCCTGGCTGGGGAACGCCTCCGAAGGGCCCTCCACCGGCTTGCCGTCCGAGTCCTCGTAGCGCCAGTTCCACGGCATGCGTGTCTCCCCTCTACGGCCCCGGCCACCGCACCGGCCACCCCTGACCGGATCGACGGCCTGTCCCGCTAAGCCTAGTCGGCTGGCCCGGCTGACCGCGCACAGCGGATCGCTCTAAGGTACGGGCTATGTCCGTTGACGGGTGGAACACCCTTCTCGTGCTCGGCGGCATCCGATCCGGCAAGTCGGAGTTCGCCGAGTCGCTCGTGTCCGGCGCGACCAGCTTGCGCTACCTCGCCACGTCCGCGTCCCCCTCCGAAGAAGACCCGGAGTGGCAGGAGCGCATCGCCGCGCACCGCGACCGCCGGCCCGAGACCTGGGAGACGGAGGAGACGGCCGCGGACCCGGGACGGCTGATCGCCACGCTGACCGAGGCGAAGCCGGACGAGACGCTGCTCGTCGACGACCTGGGCGGCTGGGTCGGCGTGCTGCTCGACCCGGCGTACCAGCCGTCGGACGACGGCAAGACCATTCAAGAACTCGCCGCGGCGGTACGGGGATGCGCCGCGCGACTGGTGCTGGTCAGCCCCGAGGTCGGGCTGTCGCTGGTGCCGGCCACCACGCTGGGGCGCGCGTTCGCGGACGCGCTCGGCACCGTGAACCAGGCCGTGGCCGCCGCGGTGGACGCGGTGGTCCTGGTGGTGGCCGGTCAGCCGACGTGGCTGAAGGAGGCCCCGCCGGCGCTGGCGCCGTCCTCGGCACCGGCCGCCGCGCCGGTGCAGGTGCTGGCGGACGTGCCGGCGCCGATCGTGCTGCCCGAGGTGATCACGCCGGTCGCCGCGCCGCCGGCACCCGCCGCGGCCGCTCCGGCGCCGGCCTCCCCGGCCGCGGCCGCTCCGGCGTCGGCCGCTCCGGCGTCGGCCGCTCCGGCGTCGGCCGCTCCGGCGTCGGCCGCTCCGGCCGCGGACGCGCTGCGCGGGCCGACGCAGGCGCTGCCGATGGTGCGCACCGGGCTGGTCATCCAGCCCAACATGGAGCTGCCGCTGCCCGACGAGGAGACCGGCCCGGCCGCGCTCGACCGGCTGGCCACGCTGGACATCGCCGGCACCGGCCTCGGCGAGCTGGCCGGCGTGGTCCGGTTCGCCGCCGCCACCCAGGGCACCGACACGCCCCGCCCCTGGCAGTCCGTCCGGGTGCTGCTGGTCCAGGGCGACCACGCCGGTGGCGCGTCCGCGGGCACGCCGGCCGGCGAGTCCGGCCGGCGCACCGCGCAGGCCCGCCTCGGCGTCGGCGCGCTCGCCCAGCTCACCGCGGCCGCCGGCGCCACGCTCCAGATCGTGGACGCGCCGGCCGCCGCGGCCGTCGAGGACGGTCCCGCGCTCACGCTCGACGAGGTCGACGACGCGCTCCGGCTCGGCTGGCGGCTCGCCGAGGAGGCCGCGGAGAACGGCGCCGACCTGCTCGTCATCGCCGCGGGCGGGGACGGCGCCCCGGCCGCCGCGGCCGCGGTGCTGGCCGCGACCGCCGGCGCCGAGCCGTCCGCCGTGCTGCCGCCGGTGCGCACGCCCGAGGGCGACTTCGACGACAACGCGTGGATGGCCCGGTGCGCCGCGGTCCGGGACGCCATGCAGCGGGTACGCAAGGGCTCCCGCGAGGCCAAGGACATCCTGGCCGAGGTCGGCGGCGGCGACGTCGCGGTGGTGACCGGCATCCTGCTCGGTGCGACCGCCCGCCGCACCCCGGTGCTCCTCGACGGACCGATCGGCGTGGCCGCCGCCCTGGTCAGCCGCGACCTGGCCGGCCAGGCCCGGCACTGGTGCCTGCTCCCCGACCACGGCGGCGACCCGGCCGTGAAGCTCGGCGCGGACGTCCTCGGCCTGACCCCGGTCCTGAACATGCGCCTCGGCCTGGGCGAGGGCACGACCGCGCTGGCCGCGCTGCCGCTGCTGCGCTCCGCGATCGCGCTCGCCGCGTCCATCCCGCCGCGCACCGACCCGTCGTCCACCCCGGACGCGACGGGCCCCGCCACCGGGACGTCCTGGCCGGCGGACGGCCTGGACGCCGCGGACGCCGCCGGTGCCGCGTCGGCCGGTGCCGCCGGGCTGCTGGCCGAGGCCGCGGTCTCCGCGTCCACCACCACGGCCGTCTCCACCAGTGACGACTCCGCCGGCGGCGGCACCGACACCGGCGACGACTCGGCCGTGGCGCTCGCCAGCGCGGTCGGTGTGGTGGCCGGCGAGCCGGCCGGTGACCGGGCCGACGGCATCGGCGCCGGTGACACGTACGCCGGCTCGCGCGACACGACGACCGTCATCACCGGCACCGGCACCGGCGGCCCGGACGCCGACACGACCACCGTCATCGGCCGCACCGGCGGCTCGGACGCCGACACCACCACCGTCATCGGCGGCGCCGGGGGGTCGGACGCGGACGCGACGGCCGTCATCCGGCTTCCCGGCTCCGGGGACGCGGGCTCGGCGGGCGGCGACGCGGGCACCGGCGCGTATCCGGCATCGACGGCCGCTCCGGCGCCGGACGACGCGGAGGACGAGGCCGAGCGCACCGCCGTCCTCTCCGTGGTGCCGCCGGCCGGCGCGCCGGACACGGGGCTCCGGGTGCCGGCCACGGACGACCCGGAGGCCACCACCGTCATCCCCACCGGGAGCGGGCCCGCCCGCGCCGAGGAGAACGAGGACTCCAACTCCTGGCTGCCCGGATTCGGCAACCCGCGTCGGTCCGACGACCCGGACGCCCCGGCCACCCGCTGACCCGTTGCCCACCTCGGACACCGGCCCGCCGCCCGGGCCCGCCCCGGATCACTCCGGCGGCGGGCCCGGCGCACCCGGCACCCCGCCCGCGGACCGCTCCACCACCGGCGCACCGGCCACGGCAGAGCCGGCCACGGTGGAGCCGGCCACGGTGGAGCCGGCCACGGTGGAGCCGGCCACGGTGGAGCCGGCCACGGTGGAGCCGGCCACGGTGGAGCCGGCCGGGCGGTGGACGGTGCTGCTGGACGGTCTGCGGCTGGCGTCGACCACGCTCACGGTCGTACCGGCGCGGGTGGGGATCGTCGACCGCCGCACCGCCGCCGTCGCCATGTCGGCCGCGCCCCTGATCGGCGTCCCGCTCGGCGCGCTGCTCGCGGCCGCGCTGATCCTGCTCGGCGCCGCCGGCGCGCCCGCGCTGCTGGCCGCGGCCGTCACGCTCGGCGCCGGCACGCTGCTGACCCGCGCGCTGCACCTGGACGGCCTGGCCGACACCGTCGACGCGCTCGGCTCCTACCGCGCGGGCGAGGCCGGGCTGGCCGTGATGAAGAAGCCGGACATCGGCCCGTTCGGCGTCGCCGCGCTGGTCCTCACGCTGCTCGTGCAGACCGCGGCGCTGACCTCGCTGCACGGCGCCGCGCCCACGGCCGTGGCCG
This genomic window from Catenuloplanes niger contains:
- a CDS encoding site-2 protease family protein, whose protein sequence is MGVPKEAFRPSPIFLGLVALFVTAGAMAWTGFGNVAFDVFLLVVTGWLISLCLHEYAHALVAFRSGDVDAAHRGYLTLNPLKYSHPLLSIVLPVIVVVLGGIGLPGGAVWVNHGALRSRLRSSLVSLAGPATNLVLAIVLALPFVFGVTGETHTEFWAGLALLGFLQLTAAVLNLIPVPGLDGGNIARPWLPFSWKRTWDVIAPFGFIMLFALLWNPTIGGAFFDVVFTLGDLIGMPSYLYGDGFALLRFWNYPAN
- a CDS encoding aldo/keto reductase family protein, with the translated sequence MEYRHLGRSGLLVSEISYGNWITHGSQVEEDAAVACVRAALEVGISTFDTADAYAGGRAEEVLGRALRGERRESVEILTKVFWRTGPGPNESGLSRKHIRESIDASLRRLQTDHVDVLQAHRYDFHTPLEETMSAFADVVHSGKAHYIGVSEWTADQLRAGHSLAKELRVGLVSNQPQYSALHRVIEAQVVPASQELGISQIVFSPIAQGALTGKYLPGQAPPAGSRATDESGAKTIARFMNDETLTAVQRLKPLAESAGLSMAQLALAWVLQNRNVASAIIGATRPEQVHDNARAAGVRLEDDLLKQIDEALGDLPERDPAKTQSPANRP
- a CDS encoding adenosylcobinamide-GDP ribazoletransferase, encoding MLDGLRLASTTLTVVPARVGIVDRRTAAVAMSAAPLIGVPLGALLAAALILLGAAGAPALLAAAVTLGAGTLLTRALHLDGLADTVDALGSYRAGEAGLAVMKKPDIGPFGVAALVLTLLVQTAALTSLHGAAPTAVAATVITAWVTGRLAISWACRRGLPAARPTGLGALVADTVPAPVLAATTAATAAISLAAVPARPWQGPLSVFLALAATLLLVRQCRRRFGGITGDVLGASLELATTVALITLALR
- a CDS encoding bifunctional adenosylcobinamide kinase/adenosylcobinamide-phosphate guanylyltransferase, with amino-acid sequence MSVDGWNTLLVLGGIRSGKSEFAESLVSGATSLRYLATSASPSEEDPEWQERIAAHRDRRPETWETEETAADPGRLIATLTEAKPDETLLVDDLGGWVGVLLDPAYQPSDDGKTIQELAAAVRGCAARLVLVSPEVGLSLVPATTLGRAFADALGTVNQAVAAAVDAVVLVVAGQPTWLKEAPPALAPSSAPAAAPVQVLADVPAPIVLPEVITPVAAPPAPAAAAPAPASPAAAAPASAAPASAAPASAAPASAAPAADALRGPTQALPMVRTGLVIQPNMELPLPDEETGPAALDRLATLDIAGTGLGELAGVVRFAAATQGTDTPRPWQSVRVLLVQGDHAGGASAGTPAGESGRRTAQARLGVGALAQLTAAAGATLQIVDAPAAAAVEDGPALTLDEVDDALRLGWRLAEEAAENGADLLVIAAGGDGAPAAAAAVLAATAGAEPSAVLPPVRTPEGDFDDNAWMARCAAVRDAMQRVRKGSREAKDILAEVGGGDVAVVTGILLGATARRTPVLLDGPIGVAAALVSRDLAGQARHWCLLPDHGGDPAVKLGADVLGLTPVLNMRLGLGEGTTALAALPLLRSAIALAASIPPRTDPSSTPDATGPATGTSWPADGLDAADAAGAASAGAAGLLAEAAVSASTTTAVSTSDDSAGGGTDTGDDSAVALASAVGVVAGEPAGDRADGIGAGDTYAGSRDTTTVITGTGTGGPDADTTTVIGRTGGSDADTTTVIGGAGGSDADATAVIRLPGSGDAGSAGGDAGTGAYPASTAAPAPDDAEDEAERTAVLSVVPPAGAPDTGLRVPATDDPEATTVIPTGSGPARAEENEDSNSWLPGFGNPRRSDDPDAPATR